A portion of the Streptomyces showdoensis genome contains these proteins:
- a CDS encoding 2-keto-4-pentenoate hydratase: MNAGALAEALDGAARDGRPLAGGGSGLTDTAAAYAVQGALVARRLARGERLTGFKLGFTSVAKMRQMGVSDLIHGRLTDRMEVPDGGRLDVSGLIHPRVEPEVAFLLGDRLVPGGDPMAAVAAVAPALEVIDSRYDGFRFSLPEVVADNTSAAHYAVGAWRAPRELGGLGVLLELDGRTAETGSTAAILGHPLRALAAAARLGGPLEPGTVILAGAATAAVPLPPGTYVRATVAGLGTVALTTAAAGDAKSGEGAVFAEAAGHAGGTESATTAADAETAEGDA; this comes from the coding sequence ATGAACGCCGGCGCACTGGCCGAGGCCCTCGACGGCGCGGCACGGGACGGCCGCCCGCTGGCCGGCGGCGGCAGCGGTCTGACGGACACGGCCGCGGCGTACGCGGTCCAGGGCGCCCTGGTCGCGCGGCGGCTGGCCAGGGGCGAGCGGCTGACCGGCTTCAAGCTGGGCTTCACGAGCGTGGCGAAGATGCGGCAGATGGGGGTCTCCGATCTGATCCACGGGCGGCTGACGGACCGGATGGAGGTACCGGACGGGGGGCGGCTCGACGTCTCCGGGCTCATCCACCCCCGGGTGGAGCCCGAGGTGGCGTTCCTGCTCGGAGACCGGCTGGTCCCGGGCGGGGACCCGATGGCGGCGGTCGCGGCCGTGGCCCCGGCCCTCGAGGTCATCGACTCCCGCTACGACGGCTTCCGCTTCTCGCTCCCCGAGGTCGTCGCCGACAACACCTCGGCGGCGCACTACGCCGTGGGCGCCTGGCGGGCCCCGCGCGAACTGGGCGGTCTCGGCGTCCTCCTGGAGCTCGACGGGCGGACCGCGGAGACCGGGTCGACCGCCGCGATCCTCGGGCACCCGCTGCGCGCGCTGGCCGCCGCGGCCCGGCTCGGCGGTCCGCTGGAGCCCGGCACGGTGATCCTCGCGGGCGCGGCGACGGCGGCCGTGCCGCTGCCGCCGGGCACGTACGTACGGGCCACGGTCGCGGGGCTCGGCACGGTCGCCCTCACCACGGCGGCCGCCGGGGACGCGAAGTCCGGCGAGGGCGCGGTGTTCGCCGAAGCCGCTGGGCACGCCGGGGGCACGGAGTCCGCCACGACCGCTGCCGACGCCGAGACCGCCGAGGGGGACGCGTGA
- a CDS encoding RidA family protein: MIVPGAAPPRGRFPHVRRAGDLVYVSGTSSRRPDGTFVGASADPMGVTDLDIRAQTRAVIETVGRLLAAAGGGLKDLVSVTTYLVSMNDFGGYNEVYAEYFDETGPTRTTVAVHQLPHPHLLIEISAVAHIPQDKEPPR, translated from the coding sequence GTGATCGTGCCCGGTGCCGCGCCGCCACGCGGCCGTTTCCCGCACGTCCGGCGCGCCGGCGACCTCGTCTACGTCTCCGGCACCAGCTCCCGCCGGCCCGACGGCACCTTCGTGGGGGCGAGCGCCGACCCGATGGGGGTCACGGACCTCGACATCCGCGCCCAGACCCGGGCGGTGATCGAGACCGTCGGCCGCCTCCTCGCCGCCGCCGGAGGGGGCCTGAAGGACCTGGTCTCCGTCACGACGTACCTGGTCAGCATGAACGACTTCGGCGGCTACAACGAGGTGTACGCCGAGTACTTCGACGAGACCGGCCCGACCCGCACCACCGTCGCCGTCCACCAGCTTCCCCATCCGCACCTGCTGATCGAGATCAGCGCCGTGGCCCACATTCCGCAGGACAAGGAACCACCCAGATGA
- a CDS encoding 3-hydroxyanthranilate 3,4-dioxygenase, whose translation MTMKPFNLHAWIEEHRHLLRPPVGNVQIWQDSDLMVTVVGGPNRRTDFHDDPTEEFFYQLKGDMLLRVMDEEGRPPHDIHIREGDVFLLPAHVRHSPQRPEDDSVGLVVEYVRPQGARDAFEWYCMECHHLVHRSELQLGSIVDDLPPVFEAFYGDEAARVCPNCGAVHPGKDWPEELRPRTRRDEAGLI comes from the coding sequence ATGACCATGAAACCGTTCAACCTCCACGCCTGGATCGAGGAGCACCGCCACCTGCTCAGGCCGCCGGTCGGCAACGTCCAGATCTGGCAGGACTCCGATCTGATGGTGACGGTCGTGGGCGGCCCCAACCGTCGCACCGACTTCCACGACGACCCGACCGAGGAGTTCTTCTACCAGCTCAAGGGCGACATGCTGCTCCGCGTCATGGACGAGGAGGGGCGGCCGCCGCACGACATCCACATCCGCGAGGGCGACGTCTTCCTGCTCCCCGCGCACGTGCGGCACTCCCCCCAGCGGCCGGAGGACGACAGCGTGGGCCTGGTCGTCGAGTACGTCCGGCCGCAGGGGGCGCGCGACGCCTTCGAGTGGTACTGCATGGAGTGCCACCACCTGGTGCACCGCAGCGAGTTGCAGCTCGGCTCGATCGTCGACGACCTGCCGCCGGTGTTCGAGGCGTTCTACGGCGACGAGGCCGCCCGCGTCTGCCCGAACTGCGGAGCCGTGCACCCGGGCAAGGACTGGCCCGAGGAGCTGCGGCCGCGCACCCGCCGCGACGAGGCGGGCCTGATATGA
- a CDS encoding amidohydrolase family protein produces the protein MTVVDIHAHVFPEIGRAEARRLTGSDEAPWLRTTDGPDAGMMMAGSAEYRPVRRTLWDPAERVADLDRLGVDVQVVSSTPLLFGYQLETGRAVDWCRTVNSHLLAYGSHAPHRLAPLCQVPLQDTEAACAMVTEAMAQGFHGVHIGNHLGDLDLDHGALVEFLAHCAEEDAAVLVHPWDLPSGPRYSRYMLAWLAGMAGETHLTILSLILSGAFERLPASLRLLFAHGGGSFPYLLGRADNAWHRRDLVRADSPHPPSHYTDRFSVDSAVFDPGALRLLVDVMGAERVLLGSDHPFPLGEEEIGRLVRESGLTPEERDAILGGNAVRFFGLTPAPAPAPASAAALTPAGKGAVR, from the coding sequence ATGACCGTCGTCGACATCCACGCCCACGTCTTTCCGGAGATCGGCCGTGCCGAGGCCCGGCGCCTCACCGGCTCCGACGAGGCCCCCTGGCTGCGGACCACGGACGGTCCGGACGCGGGGATGATGATGGCCGGGTCCGCCGAGTACCGGCCGGTCCGGCGCACCCTGTGGGACCCGGCGGAGCGCGTCGCCGACCTGGACCGGCTCGGGGTGGACGTCCAGGTGGTGTCCAGCACGCCGCTGCTCTTCGGCTACCAGCTGGAGACCGGGCGGGCCGTCGACTGGTGCCGTACCGTCAACTCCCACCTCCTCGCGTACGGCTCCCACGCCCCGCACCGGCTGGCCCCGCTGTGCCAGGTGCCGCTCCAGGACACCGAGGCGGCCTGCGCGATGGTCACCGAGGCGATGGCCCAGGGCTTCCACGGCGTCCACATCGGCAACCACCTCGGCGACCTCGACCTCGACCACGGGGCGCTCGTCGAGTTCCTCGCGCACTGCGCCGAGGAGGACGCGGCCGTCCTGGTGCACCCCTGGGACCTGCCGTCCGGCCCCCGGTACTCGCGCTACATGCTGGCCTGGCTCGCGGGCATGGCGGGCGAGACCCATCTGACGATCCTTTCGCTGATCCTCTCCGGCGCCTTCGAGCGGCTGCCGGCCTCGCTGCGCCTGCTCTTCGCGCACGGCGGCGGCAGCTTCCCGTACCTCCTGGGCCGCGCCGACAACGCGTGGCACCGCCGTGACCTGGTCCGAGCGGACAGCCCGCACCCGCCCTCGCACTACACCGACCGGTTCTCCGTCGACTCGGCGGTCTTCGACCCCGGCGCGCTGCGGCTGCTCGTGGACGTGATGGGCGCGGAGCGGGTGCTGCTGGGCTCCGACCACCCCTTCCCGCTCGGCGAGGAGGAGATCGGCCGGCTGGTCCGGGAGAGCGGGCTCACCCCGGAGGAGCGGGACGCGATCCTCGGCGGCAACGCCGTGCGCTTCTTCGGTCTCACGCCCGCGCCCGCGCCGGCCCCGGCTTCCGCCGCCGCGCTCACCCCCGCGGGGAAGGGGGCCGTCCGATGA